The sequence CTGGCTCAGGAATGCTCACGTGCAACGATCCCATCTTGATGAGCTCCCTACGCGACGCTTGCTCTTTGATATGGTCGTATAGTTCTTTGTGGAATGGATGGTCAAGGGAGTAGCAATCGTCAACATCAGCAGACGAATGCTTTGATGATCCAGAGCCCTCCCGGCGGCAGAAATGGGGAAGTGATGAGTAGTCCATAATCTACAAACGTCAAGCATCACCAACTGTTGTACTCAAGGAAAAAAAATACACGGATGGATATATTTCCAGTTATTTACCTTCAGCAGTTCATCTCTCCCACAGCCACTCAAAACTTTAACCTTCTTTTTTGTCCTCTCCTGCAATAAGGGCTTCACAACCTAGCAGCATGATCAAATTAACTGTCATCAGTTTCTGTTAAAACATCACTAAAAAACATTGGGTCTGAGCATCAGTGGTAATTATAGTACCTTCCAACAAGCAGAAAATATGTATGGAACGTTGACAACATAATAGGTCTCTGTCTTTTCAGGGTAATTTAAATCATCAACTGTTGATATGGAAGTTAACATCTGCCCATTGAATTAAAACTATATTAAGAAAATAGCATTGCCATAATCGATACCCAAAAGCAACAAGTAATGCACACAGCATGCAAAACTTTTTTTACAAAACATGGACAAGTGAATAGTTATTCTCTGAACTTCATCGTTAACACTTTGCCTGAATGATATAAAGAGATGAACTGAAGAGTGGACAGCTCAAAGTTCAAGGGGTAAGCTATTCCTCTTGAACACAGGAGGCTAGATAAAGCTAACCCCAATATTCTATTTATCCCTAGATAATTACTAAAAAGGGTATGCATATTCTAGTGATTATTATTATGAATGTTCAGACAAGAATACTAACTCATTAAAGTATGGTCTAATGGCAAAAAGGGGGTTAATAGTCATAGCAGATACCTTTATTTGGCTCAGTGCTGATAGCTTCAAACCAGTCATATCCAGAACTTTTATGCACCTGACAACAGGCCGCTCAAACTGTTGTGTCAGCCTAGGCTAAATGCCGTGCAAATAAATGTTAGAACTGGATTCATATGTTTACAAACTAATCTTAAACTCCAGGCATTTTGTGGATACTCACCAAAATTATACGATCACGGTACTCATTAATCTGGATATGAGATTGCACATAGTAGTGAACCTGAGATAAAATGCCTCTATTTTTAATTGGCACAAGACAACTCAGTAGAAAGAATCACAAAGCTACAAGTAAGATGAAGTTAGTTGAATAAGAACATTATTTAGGTCACTAACTGATTGTGTACAACAGTCAAAGCTTATACCAACCTCTCAAATATAAAAGTGTCCATAGCATACAGTAAAAGGCTAAAGGCATCCAGTTTCATGATTTTGGCTGTAGTTGTAGCCTACTAAACAAATAGCAAGCATTAGAGTAATTACCGAAGCTTTGTCATATGTGCTATGTCCAACACCAATGCCAAAAACTGGGAGACCCTGCCAATGAGAGAAACAAAGAAAAAAATGAAACAAAGATAGAAAGAAGGGAATTATTATAACAATTAACAACTACCACATGCAACTTAACAATTGTGGTAGAAGGTTTGCTAatattttttgaaaaaaaaaactaAGTCTCAAGGAACACAAACTACTATAGTACACAAATGGGAAGCTAATGACTCTCTGATGTTGCCCACACGTGAGAAATATAAGAAAGGCAAACCCAAAGCCGAAGGTAAGAATTCACATAAGATCCCTACAGTTTTCTAACAAAATATTGTCGGGTCAACTGCAGTTATCACAGATCCCAAGTGAAAACATCACCTATGATCCTACAGACATAATAACCAAACAATGCC is a genomic window of Zea mays cultivar B73 chromosome 5, Zm-B73-REFERENCE-NAM-5.0, whole genome shotgun sequence containing:
- the LOC100191363 gene encoding sec14p-like phosphatidylinositol transfer family protein isoform X1; protein product: MHQGYPKETLVRFLKAREWNVPKAHKMIVDSLDWRIENEIDSVLERPIVPVDLYRSIRDSQLIGLSGYTKEGLPVFGIGVGHSTYDKASVHYYVQSHIQINEYRDRIILPRLTQQFERPVVRCIKVLDMTGLKLSALSQIKMLTSISTVDDLNYPEKTETYYVVNVPYIFSACWKVVKPLLQERTKKKVKVLSGCGRDELLKIMDYSSLPHFCRREGSGSSKHSSADVDDCYSLDHPFHKELYDHIKEQASRRELIKMGSLHVSIPEPDPEDAKIVEVIQAEFQKIGEQDESTTGHKD
- the LOC100191363 gene encoding Sec14p-like phosphatidylinositol transfer family protein; this translates as MGADSEDAVKQLSLLMEQVEAPLKRSFQNMHQGYPKETLVRFLKAREWNVPKAHKMIVDSLDWRIENEIDSVLERPIVPVDLYRSIRDSQLIGLSGYTKEGLPVFGIGVGHSTYDKASVHYYVQSHIQINEYRDRIILPRLTQQFERPVVRCIKVLDMTGLKLSALSQIKMLTSISTVDDLNYPEKTETYYVVNVPYIFSACWKVVKPLLQERTKKKVKVLSGCGRDELLKIMDYSSLPHFCRREGSGSSKHSSADVDDCYSLDHPFHKELYDHIKEQASRRELIKMGSLHVSIPEPDPEDAKIVEVIQAEFQKIGEQDESTTGHKD